A section of the Paramisgurnus dabryanus chromosome 4, PD_genome_1.1, whole genome shotgun sequence genome encodes:
- the abcb6a gene encoding ATP-binding cassette sub-family B member 6, which translates to MVEMKSFCEAGISMQQVWVEGGLTLCFYFTLVPCVLVTLSFLFGTILCVCYSRYGTEMEPKFIPRSRLYRLQVVLSVLLALQAPGWVVFRVVQGGELPGYAVLYGCLSTLGWIWAVILLRLERKRVLVRDRTRGHSAVMLLYWGVAFAAENLAFISWMSPQWWWGLETSNQQIEFGFWLLRYFGSGLLFLLGLKAPGLPRRPYMLLINEDERDVENGAQSLLGNSDESQSTWKDFGKKVRLLIPYMWPKGNVLLQLLVLMCLTLLGAERAINVFVPIYYKNIVNQLTDGSSWKTLATTVCVYVFLKFLQGGGAGASGFVSNMRSFLWIRVQQYTNRVVQVRLFAHLHSLSLRWHLGRKTGDVLRSIDRGTSSINSLLSYIVFSIFPTIADIVIAIVYFISNFNAWFGLIVFICMALYLTLTIIITEWRTKYRRDMNTQDNNAKSKAVDSLLNFETVKYYNAESYEVNRFEDAILKYQVSEWKTNASLAFLNQTQNLIIGSGLLAGSLLCAYFVTEGKFQVGDYVLFGTYIIQLYTPLNWFGTYYRMIQNSFIDMESMFKLFTEEEEVKDEVNAGSLQYKQGKVQFENVFFSYTQGKEILKDVSFTVQPGHTVALVGQSGSGKSTIIRLLFRFYDVQGGCIKIDGQDISKVKQSSLRAHIGVVPQDTVLFNDNIRDNIRYGRVTASDQEVEEAAIAADIHDKIITFPDGYETQVGERGLKLSGGEKQRVAIARTILKAPQIILLDEATSALDTQTERNIQASLAKVCTNRTSIVVAHRLSTIIGADMILVLSDGQIIERGRHEELLAKGGMYSDMWMKQQQAHDSDSASDSETKDRTSEKLQPPASTAGHKGH; encoded by the exons atgGTGGAGATGAAGAGTTTCTGTGAGGCAGGAATCTCCATGCAGCAGGTCTGGGTGGAGGGCGGCCTGACCCTCTGCTTCTACTTCACCCTGGTGCCCTGCGTCCTGGTCACCCTCTCTTTCCTCTTCGGCACCATTCTGTGCGTATGCTACAGCCGTTATGGCACAGAGATGGAGCCCAAGTTCATCCCTCGCTCCCGACTCTATCGGCTCCAGGTGGTCCTGTCGGTGCTGCTCGCCCTGCAGGCTCCGGGCTGGGTGGTTTTCCGGGTCGTTCAGGGAGGAGAGCTGCCGGGATATGCGGTGCTGTATGGGTGCCTCTCAACGCTGGGATGGATCTGGGCCGTAATCTTGCTGAGGTTGGAGAGGAAGAGGGTTCTGGTGAGGGACAGAACCAGAGGACACAGTGCGGTCATGTTGCTGTACTGGGGTGTAGCTTTCGCAGCCGAAAACCTGGCGTTTATTTCGTGGATGAGCCCTCAGTGGTGGTGGGGTTTGGAGACGTCCAAtcagcag ATCGAGTTCGGGTTCTGGCTTCTGCGATATTTCGGCTCGGGTTTGCTGTTCCTCTTAGGTCTCAAAGCTCCAGGGCTGCCACGTCGACCATACATGCTTCTGATCAATGAAGATGAGCGTGATGTAGAGAATGGAGCGCAG TCTCTTTTGGGTAACTCTGATGAGAGTCAGTCTACATGGAAAGATTTTGGAAAGAAGGTGCGCCTCTTGATCCCATACATGTGGCCTAAAGGAAACGTTCTGCTACAGCTGCTGGTTTTAATGTGTCTCACTCTGCTGGGAGCTGAACGGGCAATCAATGTGTTTGTGCCCATATACTACAAAAACATAG TGAATCAGTTAACAGACGGCAGCTCGTGGAAGACTTTAGCAACTACGGTGTGTGTCTACGTCTTCCTGAAGTTCCTGCAGGGTGGAGGAGCCG GTGCGTCTGGGTTCGTGAGTAACATGCGTTCCTTCCTGTGGATTCGGGTGCAGCAGTACACTAATCGTGTGGTGCAGGTGCGTTTGTTCGCCCACCTGCACTCCCTTTCTCTGCGCTGGCACCTGGGTCGCAAAACTGGAGATGTTTTAAGAAGCATCGACAGAGGAACGTCTTCCATCAACAGCCTGCTGAG CTACATCGTATTCAGCATCTTCCCCACCATCGCTGACATTGTTATTGCGATCGTCTATTTCATCTCTAATTTCAACGCCTGGTTCGGCCTCATAGTCTTCATTTGCATGGCCCTCTACCTCA CTCTTACCATCATCATCACCGAATGGAGGACAAAATACAGAAGAGACATGAACACGCAGGATAACAATGCGAAATCGAAAGCCGTGGACTCTTTATTGAACTTTGAAACG GTGAAATATTACAATGCAGAGAGTTACGAAGTCAATCGCTTTGAGGATGCCATTCTCAAATATCAG GTATCGGAGTGGAAGACGAACGCTTCATTGGCCTTCTTGAATCAAACTCAGAATCTGATCATTGGCTCAGGGCTGCTGGCCGGATCTTTGCTTTGTGCCTACTTTGTAACCGAGGGCAAGTTTCAG GTTGGAGATTATGTGCTTTTTGGGACGTACATCATTCAGCTCTATACGCCTCTCAACTGGTTCGGAACGTACTATAG AATGATCCAGAACTCGTTCATTGATATGGAAAGCATGTTTAAGCTCTTCACTGAGGAAGAGGAG GTAAAGGATGAAGTTAACGCGGGAAGCCTTCAATACAAACAGGGAAAAGTCCAGTTTGAAAATGTCTTTTTCAGCTATACACAAGG caAGGAAATTCTGAAAGATGTCTCTTTTACCGTACAGCCCGGTCATACAGTAGCACTT GTTGGTCAGTCCGGATCAGGGAAAAGCACCATCATTCGCCTGCTATTCCGTTTCTATGATGTTCAGGGAGGGTGTATAAAAATAGACGGTCAAGACATCTCAAAG GTGAAGCAGAGCTCTCTGCGTGCTCACATCGGCGTCGTTCCTCAGGATACCGTTCTGTTTAACGATAACATTCGAGATAACATCCGCTACGGACGGGTTACAGCTAGCGACCAGGAGGTGGAGGAGGCGGCCATTGCTGCTGACATCCATGATAAAATCATTACCTTCCCTGATG GTTATGAAACTCAGGTGGGTGAAAGAGGTCTGAAGTTAAGTGGAGGAGAAAAGCAGAGAGTGGCTATCGCACGTACCATCCTCAAAGCACCACAGATCATACTCCTCGATGAG GCTACATCTGCTTTAGACACGCAGACCGAACGAAACATTCAGGCCTCTTTAGCTAAAGTCTGCACCAACAGAACCAGCATCGTGGTTGCACACAG ATTGTCGACCATAATCGGAGCCGACATGATTCTTGTTCTCAGCGATGGGCAAATAATTGAGAGAGGAAG ACACGAGGAGCTGTTGGCAAAGGGAGGCATGTACTCAGATATGTGGATGAAACAGCAGCAGGCCCACGACTCCGATTCAGCCTCCGATTCGGAGACTAAAGACAGAACTTCAGAGAAACTACAACCCCCAGCGTCCACCGCTGGCCACAAGGGTCACTAA